The genome window GCCCGTGCGCGATGTCGTTCGACTGCCACTGGTAATAGGCGGCGTCGCCGTTCAGCGCGATCCGGCCGATCTCCCGGACCACGTACCAGATGCGGAACGCGAGCCCGGCGAGCGCGATGAACGCGAGGCCGACGTGGAACCCTCGGATTCGCGCGCGCATCGTGGCGAATCTACCAGCGGCCCTTCTGGAAACCGGTCACGCCCCGGTCACGCGATGGGCGCGGTCGGCCGGCTCTGCTGGCGCCGCAACACCCGATCGCGCAGGCCCCACAGCGTCACGAGCGCCATCGCCTCGACGACGATGCGACTCGACATCTTCGACGTGCCGCGCTCGCGGTCGGTGAACGTGATCGGCACCTCGGCGATCCGGCCGCCCGCCTGCACGAGCCGGTACGTCATCTCGATCTGGAACGTGTAGCCGTTCGAGCGCGTCGTCTCGAAGTTCATCGCGCGCAATGCCGACGCGCGGTACGCGCGGTAGCCCGCGGTCGCGTCGCGCATGCCGAGCCGCAGCGCCCACGACGAGTACCGGCAACCCCAGCGCGAGAGCGCGTGCCGGTGCACCGCCCAGTTCGGCGCGGCGCCGCCCTGCACGTAGCGCGAGCCCACTGCGAGGTCGGCGCCGTCGCGCACCGCGGCGAGCAGCGCGGGGAGCGCTTCG of Acidimicrobiia bacterium contains these proteins:
- a CDS encoding polyprenol monophosphomannose synthase — its product is MRPFISVPTYREAENIEELLRRLRAAVPEAHILVVDDGSTDGTAEIAEKLGASLGEIEVLRRPRKLGLGAAYRAGHAVGLARGYDVMVQIDADLSHAPEALPALLAAVRDGADLAVGSRYVQGGAAPNWAVHRHALSRWGCRYSSWALRLGMRDATAGYRAYRASALRAMNFETTRSNGYTFQIEMTYRLVQAGGRIAEVPITFTDRERGTSKMSSRIVVEAMALVTLWGLRDRVLRRQQSRPTAPIA